A genomic segment from Aspergillus puulaauensis MK2 DNA, chromosome 1, nearly complete sequence encodes:
- the MSC7 gene encoding aldehyde dehydrogenase family protein (COG:C;~EggNog:ENOG410PFJC;~InterPro:IPR015590,IPR029510,IPR016160,IPR016161, IPR016162,IPR016163;~PFAM:PF00171;~TransMembrane:1 (i25-43o);~go_function: GO:0016491 - oxidoreductase activity [Evidence IEA];~go_function: GO:0016620 - oxidoreductase activity, acting on the aldehyde or oxo group of donors, NAD or NADP as acceptor [Evidence IEA];~go_process: GO:0055114 - oxidation-reduction process [Evidence IEA]) yields the protein MECLTPYIPPALLPLAEQIQNQTHTLGIAALSLSAVLLGYLFIACNRESPASFTVPNPPEISDDWTGTKWEDLPEGSEEKQVIEGQIRGKWNENLIMSYCPADGRVLGAGIKPATPDDVDRAVNAAKRAQEQWASTTFAERRRVLKTLLKYVLEHQDEIVIAACLDSGKTKVDATFGETLVTAEKLKWTIDHGEKALIPDSRPTNFLMMYKKNQVIYEPLGVVSACVSWNYPFHNFISPVISAIFAGNGIVVKPSEQTAWSSAYYLEVIRSALESCGHPRDLVQSVVCLPKVADVLTSHPGISQMTFIGSKPVAHKVCESAAKALTPVTVELGGKDPSVILDDSRTVSEVSSIASVLMRGVFQSAGQNCIGVERVIALPAVYSKLLEIVSSRIKTLRLGSILLDTKPNNPHGKPGAPDVGAMISPASFTRLESLIDDAVKQGARLIAGGKQFAHPHHTLGHYFAPTLIADVTPSMEIAQTELFAPVFLMMRATSVSDAIEIANSTDYGLGASVFGYNTRDVSACVRGIKAGMVSVNDFGSYYAVQLPFGGVKGSGYGRFAGEEGLRGVSNIKAICVDRFPRVMATRIPPRVDYPIQKGDSDKQNGKGAFEMCKGVVETGYQLTLAGRVKGIFRLLGNM from the exons ATGGAGTGTCTTACTCCGTACATTCCTCCGGCCCTCCTGCCACTGGCAGAGCAGATCCAGAATCAAACCCACACGCTCGGTATCGCCGCCCTTTCACTCAGCGCCGTGCTCCTAGGTTACCTCTTCATTGCATGTAACAGGGAGTCGCCCGCGTCATTCACAGTACCCAATCCACCTGAAATTAGTGATGACTGGACCGGAACAAAATGGGAGGATCTTCCGGAGGGGAGTGAGGAGAAACAAGTAATTGAGGGACAGATTCGCGGG AAATGGAACGAGAACCTGATTATGAGCTATTGCCCCGCAGACGGACGAGTACTCGGCGCCGGGATCAAGCCTGCGACACCAGACGATGTTGATCGGGCCGTAAATGCGGCAAAGAGAGCGCAGGAACAATGGGCTAGCACTACGTTTGCAGAAAGACGGAGAGTGTTGAAGACTTTGCTAAA ATATGTACTGGAACACCAAGATGAAATCGTGATCGCCGCctgtctggactctggaaaGACCAAAGTCGACGCAACGTTCGGCGAAACGCTCGTAACCGCGGAGAAGCTGAAATGGACAATTGATCACGGTGAAAAGGCGCTGATCCCGGACTCGCGACCTACAAATTTCCTCATGATGTATAAGAAGAACCAGGTCATCTACGAGCCTCTTGGTGTTGTGTCGGCATGTGTTTCGTGGAACTACCCCTTCCATAACTTCATTTCGCCGGTGATCAGTGCAATTTTTGCTGGTAACGGAATTGTGGTGAAGCCTTCTGAGCAGACTGCGTGGTCGTCGGCCTATTATTTGGAGGTTATCCGGAGCGCTTTGGAAAGCTGTGGTCATCCTCGCGATCTCGTTCAAAGCGTTGTCTGTTTACCCAAGGTTGCGGATGTATTGACTTCTCACCCCGGTATCTCCCAGATGACTTTCATCGGCTCGAAGCCGGTGGCGCACAAAGTGTGCGAGTCTGCAGCAAAGGCATTGACACCAGTAACGGTCGAGCTAGGCGGAAAGGACCCGTCTGTTATCTTGGATGATAGCAGGACTGTTAGCGAAGTGTCGTCTATTGCTTCAGTTCTCATGCGTGGTGTTTTCCAATCTGCTGGCCAAAACTGTATCGGCGTGGAGCGGGTTATCGCTCTCCCTGCCGTCTACAGCAAACTCCTAGAAATCGTATCGTCACGCATCAAGACCCTCCGCCTCGGCTCAATCCTCCTCGACACCAAACCCAACAATCCCCACGGAAAGCCCGGCGCCCCCGACGTGGGTGCCATGATCTCCCCGGCCTCATTCACTCGCCTCGAATCCTTAATCGACGACGCAGTGAAACAAGGCGCCCGTCTCATCGCCGGCGGTAAACAGTTCGCCCACCCACACCACACTCTCGGCCACTACTTCGCACCTACCCTTATCGCAGACGTCACCCCGTCCATGGAGATCGCGCAAACCGAGCTCTTCGCTCCCGTCTTTCTCATGATGCGCGCTACCTCCGTATCAGACGCCATCGAGATCGCAAACTCCACAGACTACGGCCTCGGCGCATCCGTCTTCGGCTACAACACCCGCGATGTCAGTGCCTGCGTACGCGGCATCAAAGCCGGCATGGTTTCCGTCAACGACTTCGGAAGCTATTACGCTGTGCAACTGCCGTTTGGCGGAGTCAAGGGGTCCGGATACGGTCGATTTGCTGGTGAAGAGGGTCTCCGCGGCGTGAGTAATATCAAGGCGATTTGCGTGGATCGGTTTCCGAGGGTCATGGCTACTCGCATCCCCCCCAGAGTTGACTACCCTATTCAGAAGGGCGATAGTGACAAGCAGAATGGGAAGGGCGCGTTCGAGATGTGTAAGGGAGTTGTTGAGACAGGGTACCAGCTTACACTTGCCGGACGGGTTAAGGGGATTTTCAGGTTGTTGGGGAATATGTAA